GGAGCTGGCTCGCGCCGAGAGCGAGCTGTCCACGCTGGAGGGCCGGCTCCATGAACAACTCGCCCAGGCCACGGCGGAGGCGTCCGCGCTGGCCACCCGGCTGGAGCAGACGCGGCAGGCGCTGACGCGGGCCCACCAGGCCCCTGGTGCCGACCCCATGTTGGGGGAACAGTCCTCCCGGTTGCAGTTGGCCGTGGCGCCCGCGCTGGACGTGGAGGCGCCGCGCATCCGGGCACTGGAGGCCCGTCAAGCGGCGCTCCAGGCTCGGCGGCAAGCAGGTTCGGAGATGCAGTCCCTGCTGCGAGCCCACCAGGAGCAGGCGGCGCAGGTGGCCCGCGCGGTGACCGAGGCGGAAGCGGTGCTCAAGCGTCAGGCCGAGGCGGCCAGGGCCCGCCAGGAAGCCGCGTCGCGGGCACAACACGAAGCCGCCAAGGCCCGCCAGGCCGAGCTGGCGCGGGCGGCCGCCGCGGCGAGGGCCCAGGGGCACGCGCCGCTCCCAGCAGCCGCGGCCCGGCCCGCCACCCCGCCTGAGAACGACGCGCGGCGCAACGGACGGGTGCGGATGCACACGTCCATCGACATGCGCAGCGACTCCAACTTCTTCACGGGTTTCTCACTGGACCTCAGCGAGGGCGGCGTCTTCATCGCCACCGTGGACGCGGTGCCGCGCGGCACGCAGGTGGAGCTGGACTTCACCCTGCCGGGCGGCCGGCCCATGAAGGTGACGGGCGTGGTGCGCTGGGTGCGCGAGGCCAATTCCCGCACGCCGGAGCTGATGCCAGGCGTGGGTGTGCAATTCACCGGGCT
This genomic window from Myxococcus virescens contains:
- a CDS encoding TIGR02266 family protein; the encoded protein is MSSPSPAARMPPAASREAELARAESELSTLEGRLHEQLAQATAEASALATRLEQTRQALTRAHQAPGADPMLGEQSSRLQLAVAPALDVEAPRIRALEARQAALQARRQAGSEMQSLLRAHQEQAAQVARAVTEAEAVLKRQAEAARARQEAASRAQHEAAKARQAELARAAAAARAQGHAPLPAAAARPATPPENDARRNGRVRMHTSIDMRSDSNFFTGFSLDLSEGGVFIATVDAVPRGTQVELDFTLPGGRPMKVTGVVRWVREANSRTPELMPGVGVQFTGLPAEVASAISAFVTTRDPMFFPD